A DNA window from Actinomadura luzonensis contains the following coding sequences:
- a CDS encoding MFS transporter, producing MPGHGLGRSFAYLLTSTALSNLADGVLKIGAPLLAVSMTRSPTLVSLVGAAATLPWLLLALPAGAVADRADRRRVMAWAGGARAALLAAAALAGAYGLLDLWVLLAAVLAAGVAEVFADTSAQSVLPMTVPADRLTRANGRVSSAQMIGNEFAGAPVAGLLVGLLPAAVFGVPALLYAAAALLLGGMRGTYRPVGDGQPRGPLRREIGEALRYLARHRVLRSLAITAGLLNLANSAYFAVFVLWAVGDGSAIGLRPEGYGLMMTAFAGGAVLGSLLAERAAGIFGEFRALTGCWLVSSLLLVVPIAVPSPWALYPTAVLWGLVGAAANVLVISARQRLIPPELLGRVNSAYRLVGMGGMPLGAALGGVAAEFAGLPAVLLGATGVCLAGVGLVRRALSDRISRPLTSQAALSDISRSL from the coding sequence ATGCCGGGCCACGGCCTCGGGAGATCCTTCGCCTACCTGTTGACCTCCACCGCGCTGTCCAACCTCGCCGACGGCGTGCTCAAGATCGGCGCCCCCCTGCTGGCGGTGTCGATGACCCGCTCCCCCACCCTGGTCTCCCTGGTGGGCGCGGCGGCCACGCTGCCCTGGCTGCTGCTGGCGCTGCCGGCCGGCGCGGTCGCCGACCGGGCCGACCGCCGCCGCGTCATGGCCTGGGCCGGCGGCGCCCGGGCGGCGCTGCTGGCCGCGGCGGCCCTGGCGGGCGCGTACGGGTTGCTCGACCTGTGGGTGCTGCTCGCCGCCGTGCTGGCCGCCGGGGTGGCCGAGGTCTTCGCCGACACCTCGGCGCAGTCCGTCCTGCCCATGACCGTGCCCGCCGACCGGCTCACCCGGGCCAACGGCAGGGTCTCCAGCGCCCAGATGATCGGCAACGAGTTCGCCGGCGCGCCCGTCGCCGGGCTCCTGGTCGGCCTGCTGCCCGCGGCCGTCTTCGGGGTTCCCGCCCTGCTGTACGCCGCCGCGGCGCTGCTGCTGGGCGGCATGCGGGGCACCTACCGGCCGGTGGGCGACGGGCAGCCGCGCGGGCCGCTGCGGCGCGAGATCGGCGAGGCGCTGCGCTACCTGGCCCGGCACCGGGTGCTGCGCAGCCTGGCGATCACGGCGGGCCTGCTCAACCTCGCCAACTCCGCCTACTTCGCCGTCTTCGTCCTGTGGGCCGTGGGCGACGGGTCGGCGATCGGCCTGCGGCCGGAGGGGTACGGCCTGATGATGACGGCCTTCGCCGGCGGGGCGGTGCTCGGGTCGCTGCTGGCCGAGCGGGCCGCCGGGATCTTCGGGGAGTTCCGCGCGCTGACCGGCTGCTGGCTGGTCAGCAGCCTGCTGCTCGTGGTGCCGATCGCCGTGCCGTCGCCGTGGGCGCTCTACCCCACCGCCGTGCTCTGGGGCCTCGTCGGGGCGGCCGCCAACGTGCTGGTGATCTCGGCCCGGCAGCGGCTCATCCCGCCGGAGCTGCTGGGCCGGGTCAATTCGGCATACCGCCTCGTCGGAATGGGCGGCATGCCCCTGGGCGCGGCGCTGGGCGGCGTCGCGGCCGAGTTCGCCGGGCTTCCCGCCGTGCTGCTGGGCGCTACCGGAGTATGTTTGGCCGGTGTCGGACTGGTGCGGCGCGCCTTGTCGGATCGAATTTCTCGGCCCTTGACCAGCCAAGCCG
- a CDS encoding ArsR/SmtB family transcription factor — translation MTKSKSFSARTLDANALKSFAHPLRLRIYELLDQRGPSTATGLAAILGQNTGATSYHLRELARHGMIEIAEGMGRGKEKYWRIVPGGFTYGDTPPDAEAASALEFLLDDLVRQRGAELAKWREAATRAPAEWVAASGFGRRSLRLTTQETAELRDEVLEVLERYRSISDRRDGEAAAGHELPMGHVVIHFDVLPLGAVPDEPS, via the coding sequence GTGACGAAGAGCAAGAGCTTCTCCGCCCGTACGCTTGACGCGAACGCCCTGAAGTCCTTCGCGCACCCGCTGCGGCTGCGCATCTACGAGCTGCTCGACCAGCGCGGCCCGTCCACCGCCACCGGCCTGGCCGCGATCCTCGGGCAGAACACCGGCGCGACCAGCTACCACCTGCGCGAGCTGGCGCGGCACGGCATGATCGAGATCGCGGAGGGGATGGGGCGGGGCAAGGAGAAGTACTGGCGGATCGTGCCGGGCGGCTTCACCTACGGCGACACGCCGCCGGACGCCGAGGCGGCCAGCGCCCTGGAGTTCCTGCTGGACGACCTCGTGCGCCAGCGCGGGGCGGAGCTGGCCAAGTGGCGCGAGGCCGCGACGCGGGCGCCTGCCGAGTGGGTGGCCGCGAGCGGCTTCGGGCGGCGCTCGCTGCGGCTCACCACGCAGGAGACGGCCGAGCTGCGGGACGAGGTGCTGGAGGTGCTGGAGAGGTACCGCTCGATCTCCGACCGCAGGGACGGCGAGGCGGCGGCCGGGCACGAGCTGCCCATGGGGCACGTGGTGATCCACTTCGACGTCCTCCCGCTGGGCGCCGTCCCCGACGAGCCGTCCTGA
- a CDS encoding DJ-1/PfpI family protein — translation MHVAIPLYPRFTALDAVGPYTVLAFAPGCTVTFVAAEPGPVTDDRGSLALTATASYADLPAPDVVVVPGGIGTFDVLADEALLGWIRRAHEHTSWTTSVCSGSLLLGAAGLLGGLRATTHWAVLDLLRQYGAEPVSERSVVQGKVVTAAGVSAGIDMALTLLAQARDEETAQTVQLAIEYDPQPPFDAGSPRTAPPGLTDRALHLIV, via the coding sequence ATGCACGTGGCCATCCCCCTCTATCCCCGCTTCACCGCGCTGGACGCGGTCGGGCCGTACACGGTGCTGGCCTTCGCGCCCGGCTGCACGGTCACGTTCGTGGCCGCCGAGCCGGGCCCGGTCACCGACGACCGGGGCAGCCTCGCCCTCACCGCCACCGCCTCCTACGCCGACCTGCCCGCACCCGACGTGGTCGTCGTGCCCGGCGGGATCGGCACCTTCGACGTCCTCGCCGACGAGGCCCTGCTCGGCTGGATCCGCCGCGCCCACGAGCACACGAGCTGGACCACGTCCGTGTGCAGCGGCTCCCTGCTGCTGGGCGCGGCCGGGCTGCTCGGCGGCCTGCGCGCCACCACCCACTGGGCCGTCCTCGACCTGCTGCGGCAGTACGGGGCCGAGCCGGTGAGCGAGCGGAGCGTCGTCCAGGGCAAGGTGGTGACGGCCGCCGGGGTGTCGGCGGGGATCGACATGGCGCTGACGCTGCTAGCCCAGGCCAGGGACGAGGAGACGGCGCAGACGGTGCAGCTCGCCATCGAGTACGACCCGCAGCCGCCGTTCGACGCCGGCTCGCCCCGCACCGCCCCGCCCGGTCTCACCGACCGCGCCCTCCACCTCATCGTCTGA
- a CDS encoding GlxA family transcriptional regulator, whose amino-acid sequence MQRRIVVVVFPGFQLLDLAGPADVFGTAELLAPGSYRVETVAPRAGLVPAGNGVVVAAGALDEVREPIDTLMVAGGLSVPGLLSDAGLVGGIAALAADARRTASVCNGALLLAEAGLLKHRRATTHWLAAQELRERYPCVEVDADPLYIEDGDVWTSAGVLSGVDLALALVARDLGHELAGRVARGLVVYLHRPGGQSQFSLPMRALTPRSEPLRELQAYIDAHPRADLSVPALAARAGMSERHFSRVFTRQTGLSPGRYVERSRADAARRLLEATDQPLETVARESGLGTAETLYRVFRRHWRVAPGEHRRRFSTLPAALPSALPAALPSAAPVPALPLPEQER is encoded by the coding sequence ATGCAGCGGCGGATCGTGGTCGTCGTCTTCCCGGGGTTTCAGCTTCTCGACCTGGCCGGGCCGGCCGACGTGTTCGGGACGGCGGAGCTGCTGGCGCCCGGCTCCTACCGGGTCGAGACGGTGGCACCGCGCGCGGGGCTCGTGCCCGCCGGCAACGGCGTCGTGGTCGCGGCCGGCGCGCTCGACGAGGTGCGGGAGCCGATCGACACCCTCATGGTGGCCGGCGGGCTGTCGGTGCCCGGGCTGCTGTCGGACGCCGGACTGGTCGGCGGCATCGCGGCGCTGGCCGCCGACGCCCGGCGCACCGCGTCCGTGTGCAACGGAGCGCTGCTGCTGGCCGAGGCCGGGCTGCTCAAGCACCGGCGGGCCACCACGCACTGGCTGGCGGCCCAGGAGCTGCGCGAGCGCTACCCCTGCGTCGAGGTGGACGCCGACCCGCTCTACATCGAGGACGGCGACGTGTGGACCTCGGCCGGGGTGCTGTCCGGGGTGGACCTGGCGCTGGCGCTGGTGGCCAGGGACCTCGGGCACGAGCTGGCCGGGCGGGTCGCGCGGGGGCTCGTGGTGTACCTGCACCGGCCCGGCGGGCAGAGCCAGTTCAGCCTGCCCATGCGGGCGCTGACGCCGCGCAGCGAGCCGTTGCGCGAGCTGCAGGCGTACATCGACGCCCACCCCCGCGCCGACCTCAGCGTGCCCGCGCTCGCGGCGCGGGCGGGCATGAGCGAGCGGCACTTCTCGCGCGTCTTCACCCGCCAGACCGGGCTCTCCCCCGGCCGGTACGTCGAGCGCAGCCGCGCCGACGCCGCCCGGCGCCTCCTGGAGGCCACGGACCAGCCGCTGGAGACGGTGGCCAGGGAGTCGGGGCTCGGCACCGCCGAGACGCTCTACCGCGTCTTCCGGCGGCACTGGCGGGTCGCGCCCGGCGAGCACCGCCGCCGCTTCTCCACCCTTCCTGCCGCCCTGCCCTCCGCCCTTCCTGCCGCCCTGCCCTCCGCGGCCCCCGTCCCCGCCCTTCCCCTGCCCGAACAGGAGCGTTGA
- the pruA gene encoding L-glutamate gamma-semialdehyde dehydrogenase, producing MDAISNVPVPANEPILGYAPGSAERAALEDRIKELAGASLDLTMTIGGEQRLGGGAPIDVVQPHNHASVLGRTNDATAQDVRDAIDSALQAAHAWRSLSFDERAAIFLKAADLLAGPWRATLNAATMLGQSKSVQQAEIDSACELIDFLRFNVSYARQLYADQPISSPGVWNRMEYRPLEGFVLAITPFNFTAIAGNLPASAALMGNVVVWKPSPTQQFAAHFTMRLLEEAGLPPGVINLVTGNGQGVSEAALTHPALAGIHFTGSTATFQHLWGTVGQNIASYHSYPRLVGETGGKDFVLAHPSADPAVLSTALIRGAFEYQGQKCSAASRAYVPRSVWNRMRDDFVATAESLTVGDVTGDLSTFMGAVIDGRAFAKHKAAIDRAREAANIDVLTGSYDDSVGWFVRPTVLECADPTDEIFVKEYFGPILGVHVYEDRDFDQVLDQMEGVAPYALTGSLIAQDRYAIAAASERLRFAAGNFYVNDKPTGAVVGQQPFGGARASGTNDKAGSIFNLIRWVNARTIKELFVPPTDHRYPHMG from the coding sequence ATGGATGCCATCAGCAACGTCCCGGTGCCCGCGAACGAGCCGATCCTCGGCTACGCGCCCGGCAGCGCCGAGCGGGCCGCGCTGGAGGACCGCATCAAGGAGCTGGCCGGCGCCTCGCTCGACCTGACCATGACCATCGGCGGCGAGCAGCGGCTCGGCGGCGGCGCGCCCATCGACGTGGTGCAGCCGCACAACCATGCCTCCGTCCTGGGCCGTACCAACGACGCTACGGCCCAGGACGTGCGGGACGCGATCGACAGCGCGCTGCAGGCGGCGCACGCCTGGCGGTCGCTGTCCTTCGACGAGCGGGCGGCGATCTTCCTCAAGGCGGCCGACCTGCTGGCCGGGCCGTGGCGGGCCACCCTCAACGCCGCCACCATGCTCGGCCAGTCGAAGTCGGTGCAGCAGGCGGAGATCGACTCGGCCTGCGAGCTGATCGACTTCCTGCGCTTCAACGTCTCCTACGCCCGCCAGCTGTACGCCGACCAGCCGATCTCCTCGCCCGGCGTGTGGAACCGGATGGAGTACCGGCCGCTCGAGGGGTTCGTGCTGGCGATCACGCCGTTCAACTTCACCGCGATCGCCGGCAACCTGCCGGCCTCGGCCGCGCTGATGGGCAACGTCGTGGTGTGGAAGCCGTCGCCGACGCAGCAGTTCGCCGCGCACTTCACGATGCGGCTGCTGGAGGAGGCCGGGCTGCCGCCCGGCGTCATCAACCTGGTCACCGGCAACGGCCAGGGCGTCTCGGAGGCCGCGCTCACCCACCCGGCGCTGGCCGGCATCCACTTCACCGGCTCGACCGCGACGTTCCAGCACCTCTGGGGCACCGTCGGGCAGAACATCGCCTCCTACCACTCCTACCCGCGCCTGGTCGGCGAGACCGGCGGCAAGGACTTCGTGCTCGCCCACCCCTCCGCCGACCCGGCCGTGCTGTCGACGGCGCTGATCAGGGGCGCCTTCGAGTACCAGGGGCAGAAGTGCTCGGCGGCGTCGCGGGCGTACGTGCCGCGCTCGGTCTGGAACCGCATGCGCGACGACTTCGTCGCCACCGCCGAGTCGCTGACCGTCGGCGACGTGACGGGTGACCTGTCCACGTTCATGGGGGCCGTCATCGACGGGCGGGCCTTCGCCAAGCACAAGGCGGCCATCGACCGGGCGCGGGAGGCCGCGAACATCGACGTGCTCACCGGCTCCTACGACGACAGCGTGGGCTGGTTCGTGCGGCCGACGGTGCTGGAGTGCGCCGACCCGACGGACGAGATCTTCGTCAAGGAGTACTTCGGGCCGATCCTCGGCGTGCACGTCTACGAGGACCGCGACTTCGACCAGGTGCTCGACCAGATGGAGGGCGTGGCGCCGTACGCGCTGACCGGCTCGCTCATCGCCCAGGACCGCTACGCCATCGCCGCCGCCTCCGAGCGGCTGCGCTTCGCGGCGGGCAACTTCTACGTCAACGACAAGCCGACGGGCGCGGTCGTGGGGCAGCAGCCGTTCGGCGGCGCGCGGGCCTCGGGCACCAACGACAAGGCCGGCTCGATCTTCAACCTGATCCGCTGGGTGAACGCCCGCACGATCAAGGAGCTGTTCGTGCCGCCGACCGACCACCGTTACCCGCACATGGGCTGA
- a CDS encoding proline dehydrogenase family protein, which translates to MLGQLLLAASRSGLVRRSVSGFPLTAKVVQRFVAGESVEEARAAVQRLQDANLAVTIDHLGEETLDKRAAEATAQAYLTLLEALRPLGLGARGEVSVKLSAVGQRLDEGMALEHAREICAAAAANGSTVTLDMEDHTTVDSTLSILRALREDHPATGVAIQAYLFRSEDDCRDLAAEGSRVRLVKGAYREPASVAHQGKAEVDKAYVRCLRILMAGKGYPMVATHDDRLIAITELLADRYGRTIGDHEFQMLYGIRTDRQESLAGAGHTVRVYVPYGDDWYGYFMRRLAERPANVAFFLRALGGK; encoded by the coding sequence ATGCTCGGTCAACTGTTGCTCGCCGCTTCCAGGAGTGGCCTCGTGCGCCGCTCCGTGTCAGGCTTCCCGCTCACCGCCAAGGTGGTTCAGCGGTTCGTCGCGGGCGAGAGCGTCGAGGAGGCCCGCGCCGCCGTGCAGCGCCTCCAGGACGCCAACCTGGCCGTCACCATCGACCACCTCGGCGAGGAGACGCTGGACAAGCGCGCCGCCGAGGCCACCGCGCAGGCGTACCTCACGCTGCTGGAGGCGCTGCGGCCGCTCGGGCTGGGCGCGCGCGGCGAGGTGTCGGTGAAGCTGTCGGCCGTCGGCCAGCGGCTCGACGAGGGCATGGCGCTGGAGCACGCCCGCGAGATCTGCGCGGCCGCCGCGGCGAACGGCTCGACCGTCACCCTCGACATGGAGGACCACACCACGGTCGACTCCACCCTGTCCATCCTGCGCGCGCTCCGCGAGGACCACCCGGCGACGGGCGTGGCCATCCAGGCGTACCTGTTCCGCAGCGAGGACGACTGCCGCGACCTGGCCGCCGAGGGCTCCCGGGTGCGGCTGGTCAAGGGCGCCTACCGCGAGCCCGCCTCGGTCGCCCACCAGGGCAAGGCCGAGGTGGACAAGGCGTACGTGCGATGCCTGCGCATCCTCATGGCGGGGAAGGGATACCCCATGGTGGCGACGCACGACGATCGCCTGATCGCGATCACGGAGCTGCTCGCCGACCGTTACGGGCGGACGATCGGCGACCACGAGTTCCAGATGCTCTACGGAATCAGGACCGACCGGCAGGAGTCCCTGGCGGGCGCCGGTCACACGGTCCGCGTCTACGTCCCGTACGGCGACGACTGGTACGGCTACTTCATGCGCCGCCTGGCGGAGCGCCCGGCCAACGTCGCCTTCTTCCTTCGCGCCCTTGGGGGTAAGTAA